A genomic window from Cinclus cinclus chromosome 5, bCinCin1.1, whole genome shotgun sequence includes:
- the C5H4orf19 gene encoding uncharacterized protein C4orf19 homolog: MGCRCCKMIQSYIFDPEEVQSSCIHEVNSYKYNEQGSNKSKFKENSEIEEPKNELQNDEVNKTENKNPVNSTTETLWNHRGNNSQEDGLVKCAAKLDVAVNGGNSCAQHSMLSCNTSPVKETREKGTSSQSEASSASNRDFYTESNRSGQELDLETGSQSKAASKVPNSIPDSQSAEDSVFLKGNSILETENNAIRLPDIDYPQNGNQTGNYIEKDSFSDNCAHSDQNTGTSPVQDQDLHVIPPLPVKESSTEPFKTDSASLSESFTGGITAVAVTKVTQAPTQTSQEDVNGGIEEEDAEVAAALAALDAATAGEDLEDDEY; the protein is encoded by the exons ATGGGGTGCAGGTGCTGCAAAATGATACAAAG CTATATATTTGATCCAGAAGAAGTACAATCATCATGCATTCATGAAGTAAACAGCTATAAATACAATGAACAAGGCAGCAATAAATCCAAATTCAAAGAGAATAGTGAAATTGAAGAACCCAAAAATGAACTCCAGAATGATGAggtaaacaaaacagaaaataaaaatccagtaaACAGTACAACAGAAACTCTCTGGAATCACAGAGGCAACAATTCTCAAGAGGATGGCCTTGTGAAGTGTGCTGCAAAGCTTGATGTTGCAGTCAATGGTGGCAactcctgtgctcagcactccATGCTTAGCTGCAACACAAGTCCAGTGAAAGAAACCAGGGAAAAGGGAACCTCCAGCCAGTCAGAGGCTTCTTCAGCCAGCAATAGAGACTTTTACACGGAATCAAATAGGTCTGGACAAGAACTTGACCTAGAGACAGGCAGTCAGAGCAAGGCAGCCAGCAAAGTGCCTAACAGTATTCCAGACTCCCAGTCTGCAGAAGACAGTGTCTTTCTCAAAGGAAACTCAATACTGGAGACAGAAAACAATGCCATAAGACTGCCAGATATTGATTATCCCCAAAATGGCAATCAAACTGGGAACTACATTGAAAAAGACAGCTTTTCAGACAACTGTGCACATTCAGACCAAAACACTGGTACTTCACCAGTACAGGACCAGGACCTTCATGTAATCCCACCTTTGCCTGTGAAAGAGAGCAGTACTGAACCTTTTAAAACTGACTCTGCAAGTCTGAGTGAGAGCTTTACTGGTGGTATCACTGCAGTGGCTGTTACCAAAGTCACACAGGCACCCACACAGACCAGCCAGGAAGATGTCAATGGAGGAATTGAAGAGGAAGATGCTGAagttgcagcagctctggctgcactgGATGCTGCAACAGCAGGAGAAGACCTGGAAGATGATGAGTACTAG